From Cherax quadricarinatus isolate ZL_2023a chromosome 49, ASM3850222v1, whole genome shotgun sequence:
TGTTTGGTACTGAATTAGTAATCATactgtcacaaacacacatgttCACACTGATAAATGAATTTGTACACCTGGTTCAATCACATACTATTGttcacatatacagtggaccctcgcctaacgctattaatccattcctgagagctcaatgttaggtgaaattatcgttaggcgaattaattttccccataagaaataatggaaatcatattaatccgttcctgacaccccaaagtatgaacaaaaaaaaatttttaccacataaaatattaattttaatacacacaaactaaagaagacatgcacagttacatgacacttacttttattgaagatctggtgatgattgatgggatgggaggaggggagagtgttgatggtgttagtgtttagaaggggaatccccttccattaggacttgaggtggcaagtccttttctggggttacttcccttcttcttttaatgccactaggaccagcttgagagtcactggacctctgtcgcacaacatatctgtccatagaggcctgtacctcccgttcctttatgacattcctaaagtgtttcacaacattgtcagtgtacaggttgccaacacggcttgcaatagctgtgtgagggtgattttcatcaaaaaaggtttgcactttaagccacattgcacacatttccttaatctttgaagtaggcaacttcctcaatttctctatcccctcctccgaagcagtttcctcaggtctggcctcttgctgttgaagatgatctagcagctcatcagtggttagttcttcattgtcttcctccaccaactctttcacatcctccccactaacctccaaccccaaggacttccccaatgccgcaatggattcctcaactggcataggattcacagggttagcctcaaacccttcaaaatcccttttgtctacacattctggccacagtttcttccaagcagagttcaaggtcctcttagtcacttcctcccaagccttacccataatgtttacacaactgaggatgctaaagtgatctctccaaaactctcttagagtcaattgagtttctgaggtcactacaaagcacctttcaaacatagcttttgtgtacagtttcttgaagttggaaatgacctgctggcccatgggctgcaggagaggagtggtattaggaggccaAAACTTGACCTTAATAAAGCTCATTtctgcagaaagtcgctctgccacatctgaaggatgaccaggagcatagTCTAAttccaggaggcacttaaggtctaatttcttttcaattaggtaatttttcacagtgggggcaaatgcatggtgtaaccagtcatagaaaaagtccctagtgacccatgccttactgtttgccctccacagcacacacaaattagccttgaggacattgtttttcctgaacacactgggagttttagagtgatacaccaataaaggcttcactttgcaatcaccactagcattggcacacatcaacagagtaagcatgtctttcataggcttatgtcctggtagtgccttttcctcctgagtaatgtacgtcctgtttggcattttcttccaaaacaggcctgtttcatcacaattaaacacttgttcaggtttcagtccttcactgtctatgtactcattgaattcctgcacatatttttcagccactttgtggtccgaactggcagcctcaccatgccttgtcacactatgtatgccactacgattcttaaatctctcaaaccaacctttgctggccttaaattcactcacatcatcactagttgcaggcatttttctaattaaatcatcatgcaacttcctagccttttcacatatgatcgcttgagagatgctatctcctgctatctgtttttcgtttatccacaccaataacagtctctcaacatcttctatcgcttgcgatctctgtttcgaaaacaaagttgcacctttggcaagaacagcttccttgattgccgtttttttggccacaatagtagcgatggttgattggggttttgtgtacaacctggccagctcgaagacgcactccactttcatacttagcaatgatctctttcttcatatccatagtaattctcactctttttgctgtagggttggcactagaagctttcttggggcccatggtgacttattttgcaggtgcaatcactaaaaaggctgtgataatgtgaaatgttccgattgtatgcttggaagcgactgcagtggctggcttgtaaacactggcacccaccgaacaagtgaggcgggctcaggccgcacgtggacgcgtctcgaacgaaccgcgttaagcgagttttttagcgctagccgaggcaaaatttttgcattaaaatgtatcgctaggcggatttaacgttattcGATGCATTCGTTAggtgaggttccactgtatatacaagggATTTACAAGTTGCATTTATGTTTCTAGAAGTCCACCACTGTATGGTACTCcaagaagcatggattcatacagagtgccaccccacattgCTGACACATGTATTGTGTGTCTTTTTGCACTCAGGGTTGCTGTTTAGtgtaagcacacacaacacacttttctGAGAGTACTTCTTTGGAGTAGATGGTAATGGTATCAGGCAGTGACAGTTAGAGATTATTCGGTCGGGCACTTCCCCCTCTTCTTGTGGAGTGACAGGTCACTGTTGTGGGGTGACAGGTCACTGTGAAGTGACAGAtataggtgtggtaccatactttttcGCTATCAACTTGATGATATTGAGGGTGAATTCTGCATATCGTTGTCACTTCCCAGTCTTTATTTCATACACGTTGAAAGCACTGAGCATTGCAATGTCTACAAAGTGGAAAAAAacttttatataccacttgcgactcctatgcacacagtcaacaaaccctatcatcatgtcacacttgtcaactagtcgCATATTGTTCGCATAGTCGatgacagcagctggctttacaacAGGTGCATTGTTAAACCTGCTCAGCCTGTCTGTTTGTACCATCttgtttctgtggatggttgacagcaacatCACGTCccatttgtcatgccacgtcagtgccatgatgtcactggcaTGAAATGCTTCTACTGGACTTCCTCCATTGAACCTTGACATGTGTTTTCTActtcttctcactgttccacatatatcagtactgttcacacgtaggaaatcagTGAGCATAGGGCTtttataccagttgtctgtgaacAATGTATGACCTTTGCCAAGGTATGGCCCCATCATCTTGCGAAGAACATCCccagaaatgcccaacatgcGCCTGGTATCACCGAGTGTATTTTTCCCTGTGTAGATAatgacatccaacacaagaccagtctcacagtcacacaacgaagagttttataccaaagtgattacgtttgcttggtatatattgtctGAATGACAGCCGTCCCTGGAACAGAACTAAGGACTCGTCGACAAAaatgttcttgaatggataaaagtaggcgctgaatttttgcttcagatacataaacaattcccggattttgtataagaggtcatttctgtttggcgtattcctgtctgagaagtgtaaaattcgtagcaacagagtgaatctgttacagggaaggaggtcacagaagactggagtactgatgaagtggtctgtggaccagtagtgtgctatattgttcttacaaatgtgtggcataagcatgacagtgccaaggaataaatacatttcagccacagttgtatctttccacctGCGCAGCCATGAAGACTCTGAAACATCTGTGTGGTCCATTGTATACTGGTGGTACATGTTGATCTGGGTAACAATTAGGTTCATTATCAACTCATCAAAGTATAGTTGaaaatagtctaactctgtagtCTCATTTGTGATGGGAGAGTGTGGCATGATGCCACTTCCACtggcatcaaaattgaaaggatgtggcagaaatggtgtactttctgtccagttccatttggggtcacatggtgcagggtggacctgtggcatgggggAGCAGTAGGGAGGTCAGGAGTGGAGGAAGCACATGGTTGAGAAGGTACTGGGTGGTCCTTTGTCTGCCCACTCACTGCGCCACGAGGTTcaggcaccatgccaccccccctcttcctccatcccagcatattcaccttcattatcactatcactatcagtggCTGGGGTTTCGGATCGTGACCTGCCACGACCCTTGCCACCGACTACAtgtggcacactgcctgaacatAGGTTATGACGCCTAAAAGTACATTTCACTGGGGGAAAATGATAATCACTTTCACTCGATGAATCGTCTATCGGCATAAAATCGATTTCATCATCGTCACTTATATCACTTTCACTATTGTTATCACCATAATGCATGGAAAATTATAATTTCCTCTTGCAGAGTTGCCTTTGGGAAGAAACACTAGCAACCCCAGAGGGGTCtgttgtggccacactggccacctcagaagtgctgggctgagggtctgGTATGGCCACACTGTCCACCCCAGAGGTCATGGCCTGAGGGTCTATTGTGGCTACATGGCCACATTAACCACACTGGCCACCTCAGAAgtgctgggctgagggtctggcatggccacactgtccacactatcCATGCTGGCTACCCCAGAGGTCTTGGCCTGAGGGTCATCTAGGTTATCAACAAaagtttcactaattccttgatctTCAGCGGCTATATCAGAGTCAAAACCACTAAACTCGCGTTCTGTATCACTTTCCGGGAATAGTAGAGTACGTATTAATACACCGAGGCGTCAGTGAATCACGGGGGTTTACCATGATGTTGACCCAAAATGGAGCTGAAACTAACTGATGTTGCCACTCAGTACCCCAGCATCCTTGATTTTTTTCAATGTGTGCACATCCATTCTCTCATGCCTAGGCAATTCAGGCCTATCACgccaattttgaaggaatgaaaaatcaaacactgatctacgttcggagcctgcCGCACGTGAACGTATatctacgtgtggacagtttaGGGGTTAAGATTTAGATGGAATTAACAACTGCAGGGGTCCAGACTCCCGATCTGAAACTTGTACATGTGgttcaagaatttaaaaaaaaagttttatttttatgaaatggtagagaatctatctgaaagtaataaaacaaaaagtatgaaatatgacagaaaaatgATGGAAGTAAGCTATcagaattttgctgtgtcagcaatatttatggGTCTGTGATTCAGCCCATTTTGatgcctattttaggccaattacattgtttcAGTCGACTAAATTCTCAAcaatttcactagtatgccttctaTTTTATTGACtaagcacaagaaaccacccattcgcCTAttccaactacccaataaagtgatcaaaaattggtaatttggccaatagcacacaaaattcagaaagtgccaatttcaaaatagggtctagaataaacaatgcagacattcatggcactaaaataacatttcctctgtttcatTAGTTACATCCCCAAACCTCTCCAATATTACGCACAAGTTTTGTTTTGAGTTTTTATTCATactaaaaaaaaagaagatttactgttatgcattattgtaatacagtggaactttgGTTTTTGTATGTCCAGgctggagaaaattctcaaatatttctgcaatcaaaatcatctctatttctgtaatatatcttccactcTATCCaatgataccaaaaaaaaaaaaaaaaaaaaacatccaaaattacactgcaaagtcactattttaaaccaaaaactagGTCCCTTTTTTTTATCATGCACTGCGTGGGGTAGGGCTTTCTTTTTTTATGGTGCAGCTTATCTGAGCTTATGATATAGAACTATGGCACTGACCATTAAGGGGTCAGTGATGtaccccaccaaggcagggtgacccaaaaaagaaaatcaaaagttttaaaaaagaaaaattaaagttttcctttttaaatttagtaatgtatacaagagaaggggttcctagcccccttgctcccagtattttagtTGACTCTTACGATATGTATGGCatgtcataatatatatatatatattgttaacaCCCTTTTGGGGTTACCTGCTTTGCTGGGACAcagccggtttgttaaaaaaaaaaaagttgtcaaCACACTGGCTATTACCCAATGAGGCAGGCGACCAAAAAAAAGAAAGGGCAAAAGAgtacatataataaaataataataataataataataataatatattatatatatagcagAAAAATAGATTATGTAATATTTCTTACTAAAGTAAAATATAAACATACAGTAGACCCTCATATTAtatggtagttacgttcctgaaaatgccatgtTAGATAAATCcatataaactgaagaacttatgggaaaattaAGGTTACATTCCCAGGATActcccccccccctaaaaaaaaaaagccaaataactttttttttttttagacatcaagatcttacaaaaataaaaatgatgatGTTGTTTTTCTTGCTTAAGAccacaaatgcaacagaaatattatttaccttaaaatgtggttgctggtgtatgtcagtgattgtgaagagagtggatatgCATGGTGTGgctctactgggctgaggtggatggttgttggttggcAGCAGAAGTGAATGGTTGAGGCTCTGGTACTAAAgttgatggttgtattggagtgtgcataaattctgtaatggatctctggcttctttaccctgcagtacattatacaataaTCTATaagcttggtactgccaggtggagtcagagtccattgatgcaactaTTTTTTTCATCATTTTTCTTGTGTAGTTTcacttgaatgacttaataactcccTGATTCAGTGATTGTATTAAagatgttgtatttggaggtaaaaatacaacttttacatgtggggtcacatccagcaaagcttctggatgagtacaggaattatcaagaataaagagagccttgaatgcaaagttcttgctgtgcaggtaaaaacttgacttcaggaataaagttatgcttaaaccagtcaatgaatatttcctttgttatgcatgctgactggtttgacctccaaattactggtaaggtgtttttatctacacctttcaaagcacgaAGATTGTTAGAgtggtaaataaccatgggcttacacttgaaatcatCTGACATATTACCGCAAAGAAGCAAGGAGGAGCGATCCTTTGCTGCCTTGAAGCCCGGTGCAGCCCTGCAGAGACAGTGGTTTCACCCACAGCCAGATGGCAGCCTGAGCTAGGGAAATATTCCACGGGCGATGCTCTAAATTTTTTCCCCTTCCACAAACCAAActgtgttaagttaattttacaaaGCGTTGTATAAAATTATGCTGCAGTTTTTCAATAGCGTAATAACCAAAGTGTGCCAAATAAATCCGTAATATGAGGGTCTACTGTAGTAGGTTCACCGGTcttgtcctggcccgggtcttttccagatggtgactcaGCACTGAGGGTATACTGTACATAAATCAATATACAGTGGTACtttgagtttcgaacagctcccaactcaaacaattatgtaagtgtattttttgcAAGTTCTGttctaagtgtatttttgggggtcagaaacagactaatctaatatacattattccttataggaacaaatttgttcggtattggcactcgaacagccttctggaacaaattacgtttgtaactcgaggtaccactgtatttaaatTTCTGATGCAAGAGTTGAAGTTGATCATTAAATTGAAGACTGACTGAACAAACTTAATGACTTAAGTTAACCTGACTAGAAACAAAACACTGTTTTGAGGCCTAATAACTGACCAACTTTTAGATAAACTTTTGTTGTAAAACAACTGACCTTTTTAAATAGACTGACCTTGTTTTAATACTGCTCTTTCCCCACTAAGATATGTCAAGGTGAAAGAGGAAACACATCAACTATCACTCACTTTTCACCTATCTTCCCCACCAGGAAGCCATGTGTCCTCCTCCCCCCAAAAGCATTACACCAACTATCATAAACACGAAGCCATAAGTTGTTGAGAATTACTGGTCTTGTAtcttccacagtctggctcaaGAAGCCATAAGATAGGATCTGATctaccatcatccacccaccTACCAAGCAGCTTCATTTTCTCAGTGAATTTTCTGCATTGCCATTAAAGCCAAAAACTTTTTGATGGCATGTATCATATCATCTGAGCTGGTCAGTTATGTAGTCTCTGAAGATACATATaaaattaatacataacattacATAGCACTGTACCAAGCTATAATAGTTAGTGCTGTAAAAAATACATCataatgtatgtaatgtataAATGTACGTATATCTCAAATGTATGAACATTATCGCGTTCGCCAGACTCATCCATCAGTGCGTTCAAACATCTGTGACGGAACAAACTTTGTTCTGAGTCTTAGAAAATGGTAACACAGGGAGGCACATTTGTTCAGCTTTATGAGAGCTGAAAGTTCAAGTGAACACCACCAGAGATgaacactgctacagtgttaGAAACTTGCAACATTTACAAGAAATGTTGGATTACATGCTATGTAAATCATAAGCTTCTTGAAACCAACCACCAAAATGTTAGTCTGCCCATTTAAAACCTTCAGTTAAATATtaataatgtttataataatCTTTGGCCCAGAAATGTGGGTATAACATCTTTGTAAAGTTGTTATATGATGCCTGCTTTCCTGTATATTAAGTGTGGGCATAACATCCTTCAAAAGTCGTTATATGATGCCAGTTTTCCTGTACAATAAATGAAGGTATAACATCTTTCAATATTGTCACTACACACGTCAACTCCTGTATTACACTAAAATTAAATATACAAAAAGGCAGGTTTGTAATATACATATAGGCAGGTTTATAATACATAAGAATACAGAATTATCTCAAGGATAAAGGTACCTGTCATCTAACACCCGAGAAAATCGTGTTTTTATCCCCCAACAACTTCAGGAAGATACAATCTTAATGACCTTGCTTTAACAAGGTTAATAAGACTTCACAAATTAGATAACTGTAGAATTAAGAGTGCCAAAGCTGTTAATTAAGTACTGGTGCAAAATTATCTACAAGTTAATGAAGGTAATTACAGTACAGTTGTActacaaaatttgcagctttcaAAAGTGGCATTGCTTTGATTATCAAACAGTTTTATTGAGGAACTTCTGAATAGATGCCCGGGCTTACAAATATCCTCAGTGATTGAGATATCCAATATGTCTTTAGTTGGTAAATGACTTTTAAACCAATAACCACAGGATTTTGTGCAGCAATGGGCCAGCCAGGGTTGCAATTTGGGCAGCTTAAGCCAGTACTTTAATCTgggcagtttaaaaaaaaaaattgtaaaatgcttaaaaaaatagagaaatcatttttgaaaatatgaattTTCAGCATAAACGTGAAACTTCCGAAAATATGATGCTTTTCTTTTTAGTCACTAGTCAATATAATACAGTGCAAATTTTATATTAATTAATAAAGTATTTGCTACCTTGCAGTTGTTCCACAGTTGTTCAAAATGTTCACCAGACTTCCCGTGTTCCAATGGATTTCTTCAGGTCactcttttttgtgtgtgtgtatgactgatTTTGCCGCTGAAGTGAATAGTTTGTTGTGCACCGCGTATCCATCCTGCAGAAGGTAGTGCAGGAgcacatggatacacaaaaggcctaggaactagggctCAAAAGGGTTAACACAGTACATCTGGCTTTACATCCTTTTGCAGGAAGGCCAATACTAATTGAGATTTTATCAATACAGTCAGCTCATAAAGCACCACTATGTGCAGTCAGCTCTCTTACAAAGCTCATCTACTCAGTAAAATTTTTCATAAACATGACTGAAAAAGTTCATCCAATATGGAACAGCATGGACTATGAATATCCTTTCAGCTGCTGTGTAAAAGAGCTTTATAAGAAAGCTGGTTGTATTTAAAAGAGCTTCATAAGAAAGCTTGACTGAATCCCTTTAATCTGCAGTACAAACATTTTCCCAGCtgtaatttattaatttatacagtCAATGGCTCCTGATGTCTTAAAAAAGAGTTGATAAGAGCCAGATGAGGCACTGCTATGACCACCACCAGGGGTGTCATTGTGATGGAGGGATTGTCTTGGCAGTCTGGCCTTTACCCAAATTTGGTTTGGATCCAAACCACGACATCTTCCACTCTAGTGTCTCCCGCAGCAGCCTTTCCTCCTCGGTCGTCATGTTGAGCAGCGTCGCCACGGCGCGAGTCAGGTGAACCGCCTGCAAAACACCAAGTCTTATTAGCATTTTTGCTTTTTTAATGAACTGGCTGTCTCCCATTGTAGTAAGGTGATCTGAAACTGAGGGAACACTTGCACTATTGCTCATTCAGCagctgacttgccagaagtgtgctgatgtCACAGCTCACAGTTCTAAACTGTGACATCCTCattcctcctccagagtgcaagtgCTGGACTTCAATTATGACAGATCACATCTCTTGCCACTACAATAACTATTATCATCCCTTACTCACCTCACTATTAGTCTCTTAATATTTGATACATATCATGAACATGTACTGAAGAGGACTTAGTTATAAATACAGTAGACAGTCAATTAACATGCAATCCTTTACCACTTTTTCTCTATTACACTATTGCAAAATTGCAGTATATTTTTGATTAACATTCTGTAAAATTTGACTAACATGGTGTCACTTTTAGGGAAAAAATTTGAAACACTGTGAGCTGGACCACAGGACTTTTTCCCTCCATCTAGTGGGCTAGCAGGCAGCCTGCCTGTGTGTCAGTCCACTGTTTTTGTGGGGTAGACCTAGCTTCTTTCCCCTGCCTTGCCCATCCCACCCCTCACTGGTCCATACATGTGTGTTCCATACAACACTCGGATCTGCTGCTATATACAAATGAATAGTGTTTTCACAtcaataagtcactttatctgacttttatcctagataatttacattatgtatgataatataattgtacttatgtgtacctgtacctaaataaacttactgtgctCAAATGTGAGCTTCCTGGAGACAATGTTTATACAGCTAGCCCTCCACTATCACGAGTTCCACTTTTGCGAGCTCTGAACATTTGCAAATACATACCCAGTTGCCCAATCATATTTACCAAACAAATGCAGCTACACTCCATATAATCACCTCCATtcaactgtcatcagtaactgcatggctaactgtcatcaccatcatcattatcattgtcATCATCACAAGTTGTCAGAGTTCGTCTGCCTTACCTTAtgagtggtgagtgttttgtttattcattatttgttattaaaccataacatgtacagtagggccccacttacacggcaggttaggttccaggctgtcgccgcaAAGCAGACATCGcaggaaggcagaacgccatttttttccatttataaatgcatataaatgccagacaacaagtttacactaaattatattaagttagtaatagaactaggcattaaaaacacacaaagtaaaatacagtcatagtaaattcattacttatcttaaagtatttgtaatcttaatgtagggagagaggcgagtagtacttatttgtaggaagtcaggagcaggtagcccaggtgtaggtagcactggctccctgtctcatacttaatatacgatatttaaaacatcccagagaggtaaaatacacatacagtacactcattatttaccttaaaatatgtgtagtcttaatataggaagagaagtgagtagtatttatttgtaggaagtcagtgtaggtagccggtaggtgtagctcacctgggctacacctaccggctacctacactgtggccgagagccatattattaacatcgacatgccttgttcactgaatttaataatttctaacaactaccatcataaacaaaggtagaagtaatgccaaaaattgtaaacaaaagcagagtgagggagtggctgggccaaatgcagattcatatgttttctctgatggctgagcagagaaaatgtaatgttgtccctccacccggctaccacacagctccacaagtattattatcagagcacataaaatatgcaataaatgccagacaacaagttaaCACTaatttatattaagttagcaatagaaataggcattaaaaacacaataaaaggtaagatacacacagagtacacttattacttaccttaaaatattaatattaatgtgtgagaggtgagtggcagggtgtttattgaataaaatcagaatggcgcaccatcatcctctaagttggcacttaaagcaagaggcttacgacttctctttttatcacagctaaccttagacgccatcgtcaatgagagccaactagttaacgaaaaagtaaacgagagagagaacgagatacagagttgagacaatgtaagaacacaaactgaacaggtagtggaagatcacttggtcaggcgaaataaatgcgtattaatatgtgtcttcttttagttcattcacgtccatttgtaagagtttgtaaaacatttacctcaatattttttttttaatttaataataattacctcacaatacaaatactcttacattgtgtacaagttgtacaagttagttcagaataaacaaacagcaacacaccatttttagagtgaatgaagatgatgatgataataataataataataatagtaataataataataattattactattattattattattattataataaaaagcactaaacccacaagggtcgtgaattgctatatatagagtaaaggcatatgaaaagaatatttttctacagttatcccccagtttgactagagaaagcgtaattcttccgacactatctACACAGCTGCTTGGTAAACAAATCTaatatttacgtcaatttttattctgtgagtgtatgt
This genomic window contains:
- the LOC138854112 gene encoding tigger transposable element-derived protein 1-like — protein: MKVECVFELARLYTKPQSTIATIVAKKTAIKEAVLAKGATLFSKQRSQAIEDVERLLLVWINEKQIAGDSISQAIICEKARKLHDDLIRKMPATSDDVSEFKASKGWFERFKNRSGIHSVTRHGEAASSDHKVAEKYVQEFNEYIDSEGLKPEQVFNCDETGLFWKKMPNRTYITQEEKALPGHKPMKDMLTLLMCANASGDCKVKPLLVYHSKTPSVFRKNNVLKANLCVLWRANSKAWVTRDFFYDWLHHAFAPTVKNYLIEKKLDLKCLLELDYAPGHPSDVAERLSAEMSFIKVKFWPPNTTPLLQPMGQQVISNFKKLYTKAMFERCFVVTSETQLTLREFWRDHFSILSCVNIMGKAWEEVTKRTLNSAWKKLWPECVDKRDFEGFEANPVNPMPVEESIAALGKSLGLEVSGEDVKELVEEDNEELTTDELLDHLQQQEARPEETASEEGIEKLRKLPTSKIKEMCAMWLKVQTFFDENHPHTAIASRVGNLYTDNVVKHFRNVIKEREVQASMDRYVVRQRSSDSQAGPSGIKRRREVTPEKDLPPQVLMEGDSPSKH